In a genomic window of Pontibacter liquoris:
- a CDS encoding dihydrofolate reductase family protein: MRKVVAAINMTLDGFCDHTAGVPDEEIHQHYTELLNEGDAILYGRITYQLMDYWQTFLKNPSGEKSMDDFARAIDKIPKIVFSHTLKNVEWESAKLANRGIEEEVLELKQQPGRDILVGSRSLIIQLMKLHLIDEYQLCIHPVVAGSGLPLFENINDRTILKLLKTKTFSGGAVTLYYMPTIEKTTNR; the protein is encoded by the coding sequence ATGAGAAAAGTAGTTGCAGCGATCAATATGACACTTGACGGGTTTTGCGACCACACAGCAGGTGTTCCAGATGAAGAAATACATCAACATTATACGGAACTATTAAATGAGGGAGATGCAATTCTATATGGTAGAATTACATATCAACTTATGGACTATTGGCAAACTTTCTTGAAAAATCCTTCAGGTGAAAAATCGATGGACGACTTTGCTAGAGCAATAGATAAAATCCCAAAAATTGTTTTTTCCCACACGTTGAAAAATGTAGAATGGGAAAGTGCAAAGTTAGCAAACCGGGGAATTGAAGAGGAAGTTTTAGAACTCAAGCAACAACCAGGCAGAGACATTTTAGTTGGCAGTCGGAGTTTAATCATACAGCTAATGAAACTTCATTTGATTGATGAATACCAACTTTGTATTCACCCTGTTGTTGCAGGAAGTGGTTTGCCACTATTTGAAAATATAAACGACAGGACTATTCTTAAACTCCTCAAGACAAAAACTTTTAGTGGTGGTGCAGTAACGCTTTACTATATGCCAACAATCGAAAAAACAACGAACCGCTAA
- a CDS encoding multidrug effflux MFS transporter: protein MTRKKYLSLILILGTLTALGPFSIDMYLPGFPAIAQDLKTTTAEVALSLSSFFVGISAGQLLYGPLLDRFGRKKPLYFGLGVYVLSSVACALATSIDALVILRFVQAVGSCAAGVAAVAMVRDLFPVEDSAKVFSLLMLVVGVSPMIAPTVGGYVTVAFGWQSVFLILAGMGAGIFAAVYFGLPESSKPDPTLSLKPRPILTNFLAVIRIPQFLTYALAGAVSFSGLLTYVSGSPLLFMEIFKVGEKTYGWIFAFLSVGLIGASQVNSIMHRKFRSEQIIRVAILFQVLVGLFLFFGTIFDWLGLYGTIAVLFTFLCCLGFTFPNASALSMAPFSKNAGSASALMGAIQMGLGALATVILSIFNDQTAVPMAAIMAGSAFLSLLILLFGRSFIREEDNLLESKESVTGTFH, encoded by the coding sequence ATGACACGAAAAAAATACCTGAGCCTGATCTTGATATTAGGTACCCTCACGGCTCTTGGGCCTTTTTCCATCGATATGTACCTGCCTGGTTTTCCGGCGATAGCACAGGACCTTAAAACCACAACTGCCGAAGTGGCCTTGTCCTTATCCAGCTTTTTTGTGGGTATTTCGGCAGGGCAGCTTTTGTACGGCCCCCTGCTCGACCGTTTTGGCAGGAAAAAACCGCTTTACTTCGGACTGGGAGTGTACGTTTTGAGTTCTGTTGCATGTGCCCTGGCTACATCTATCGATGCATTAGTCATCTTGCGTTTCGTACAGGCAGTGGGCAGCTGCGCGGCCGGTGTAGCTGCCGTCGCCATGGTGCGCGATCTGTTTCCGGTAGAAGACAGCGCTAAGGTTTTTTCGTTGCTCATGCTGGTAGTAGGTGTGTCGCCCATGATCGCTCCTACCGTTGGCGGTTATGTTACAGTAGCTTTTGGCTGGCAATCGGTTTTCCTGATTCTAGCTGGCATGGGCGCAGGGATATTTGCTGCCGTTTATTTCGGCTTACCCGAAAGCAGCAAACCCGATCCTACTTTATCCCTGAAACCAAGACCCATTCTCACCAATTTCTTAGCTGTCATCAGGATTCCGCAATTTCTTACCTACGCGCTGGCGGGTGCCGTTTCCTTCTCTGGTTTACTTACTTACGTTTCCGGCTCACCGCTTTTGTTTATGGAGATCTTTAAAGTAGGGGAAAAAACGTACGGTTGGATCTTCGCCTTTCTATCCGTAGGCTTGATCGGAGCGAGCCAGGTAAACAGCATAATGCACCGGAAATTTCGAAGCGAACAGATCATCCGGGTTGCCATCCTCTTCCAGGTGCTGGTAGGGCTCTTTCTCTTTTTCGGTACCATTTTCGACTGGCTGGGTTTGTACGGCACGATTGCTGTCCTTTTTACATTTTTATGCTGCCTGGGCTTTACGTTTCCAAATGCTTCAGCCCTTTCCATGGCTCCTTTCAGTAAAAACGCGGGGAGTGCTTCCGCGTTAATGGGTGCTATTCAGATGGGCTTAGGTGCCTTGGCTACGGTTATCTTAAGCATTTTCAACGACCAAACGGCCGTTCCGATGGCGGCGATCATGGCAGGTTCGGCATTTTTATCCCTGCTAATTTTACTGTTCGGCCGCTCGTTTATTCGAGAAGAGGATAACCTTTTGGAAAGTAAAGAATCCGTTACAGGAACCTTTCACTAG
- a CDS encoding DUF6340 family protein codes for MLYFSRFLRCSPVFLLLLSLAFSGCSKHGYVKLDYPLPPPVYLPDNIQTIALVNRSLTRPADKQGKVLEAIVTGEVLGSDRLASDECLKGVFDRINGHRSIHVVIPPQTRLYGTGTRETPELLDWAHVRTICDASNADALLVLETFDSNSDVLLATVTNGVTAALNNKAAIPAAPSQIRVNVHAFWRLYDPASRTILDQHQAKSFLTFNGATGSNLTLPPPEALHNTAYEAGRAYIERFLPDYYTVKRELYKKGKGSSKPAFEAAFRSAEVANWQGAINSWTALLSQANRKNAGKACLNIAVAHEVLGNTDQALEWAKKSYEVYGDKLGRDYAKILLHRKSME; via the coding sequence ATGCTATACTTCTCTCGTTTTCTAAGGTGTTCACCGGTTTTCCTTTTGTTACTAAGCCTTGCTTTTAGCGGGTGCAGCAAACATGGCTATGTTAAGCTAGATTATCCGTTACCGCCTCCTGTATACCTGCCCGACAACATCCAAACAATTGCACTGGTGAACAGATCGCTCACAAGGCCAGCGGATAAACAGGGGAAGGTGCTGGAGGCCATTGTGACAGGAGAGGTTTTAGGTTCAGACCGCTTGGCCTCGGACGAGTGTTTGAAAGGCGTATTCGATAGGATCAATGGGCACAGGAGCATACACGTGGTGATCCCTCCCCAAACCAGGCTATACGGAACAGGTACCCGCGAAACGCCTGAGCTGCTCGATTGGGCACATGTAAGAACTATTTGTGATGCCAGCAACGCCGACGCTTTACTTGTGCTTGAGACATTCGACTCCAACTCCGATGTGTTGTTAGCAACAGTTACTAACGGCGTAACGGCAGCACTAAATAATAAGGCCGCCATACCTGCTGCCCCCAGCCAGATCAGGGTAAATGTACACGCTTTCTGGCGGTTGTATGACCCTGCCTCCAGGACCATCCTTGATCAGCACCAGGCAAAAAGCTTTCTGACCTTTAATGGCGCAACTGGCAGCAACCTGACCTTGCCGCCACCTGAAGCCCTGCACAACACAGCTTACGAGGCGGGGCGTGCCTACATCGAGCGATTTCTTCCAGATTATTATACCGTTAAGCGAGAACTTTACAAAAAAGGAAAAGGATCCAGTAAGCCGGCCTTCGAGGCGGCGTTCAGGAGCGCCGAAGTCGCAAATTGGCAAGGCGCTATCAATAGCTGGACCGCCTTATTGAGCCAGGCAAATCGCAAAAATGCCGGGAAGGCCTGCCTCAACATTGCGGTCGCACATGAAGTACTAGGCAATACAGACCAAGCCTTAGAGTGGGCTAAAAAATCGTACGAAGTGTATGGCGATAAGCTCGGGAGAGACTACGCCAAAATATTACTCCACAGGAAAAGTATGGAATAA
- a CDS encoding adenylate/guanylate cyclase domain-containing protein, producing the protein MKETIICQGCWEQMHVPIAIRGPLSFFFRPFGIKKSQMHPNLCTICESMFTKVKKYKQISISTTILFADIRGYTDMSQQVEASEMNELLGCFYDRCSTAVWENEGIVNKFIGDSVLAIFNFPLVRKEHIKNAVNAAVQLQKSCENFKTENGLGNEHALGVGIGIHTGECFMGEVGTSYKDFTAIGPVVNLAARLQGAAGSGEILVTEDVFNQLANQFPDVQRRVLTLKGINSPVTAYVLA; encoded by the coding sequence ATGAAAGAAACGATAATTTGCCAGGGGTGCTGGGAACAGATGCACGTGCCGATTGCGATACGTGGTCCTCTTTCTTTCTTTTTCAGGCCATTTGGTATTAAGAAAAGCCAAATGCATCCGAACCTTTGCACCATTTGCGAAAGCATGTTCACGAAGGTGAAGAAGTATAAGCAAATCTCTATTTCCACGACGATCCTCTTTGCTGATATACGTGGGTATACTGATATGTCTCAACAAGTAGAGGCGTCTGAAATGAATGAACTACTCGGCTGCTTTTATGACCGATGCTCAACAGCAGTTTGGGAAAATGAAGGAATCGTCAACAAATTTATTGGAGATTCGGTACTGGCCATTTTCAATTTTCCACTCGTCCGAAAAGAGCATATTAAGAATGCGGTGAATGCAGCTGTTCAACTACAAAAAAGCTGTGAGAATTTTAAAACCGAAAATGGCTTGGGAAATGAACATGCCTTAGGTGTAGGAATAGGAATTCATACCGGCGAGTGTTTTATGGGTGAAGTAGGAACAAGCTATAAAGATTTTACAGCAATTGGCCCTGTCGTTAACCTCGCAGCAAGGTTGCAGGGAGCAGCAGGTTCAGGGGAAATTCTGGTCACTGAAGATGTGTTCAACCAGCTGGCAAATCAATTCCCTGATGTACAAAGAAGAGTGCTGACCTTGAAAGGCATCAACAGCCCTGTAACGGCTTATGTTCTTGCCTAG
- the ypfJ gene encoding KPN_02809 family neutral zinc metallopeptidase translates to MKWQGRRKSSNIEDRRGQSAGGFGGGGRGISPMLLIPLFRLLFSKVGLIIVAVLLALMFLTGTNPIALLQQFVGGEPQYAQSTTYTPSPEEQALADQTAVVLADTEDFWSKEIPGYRAPTLVLFSGQVNSACGLASSASGPFYCPDDEKLYIDLSFFNEMERKFGAAGDFAQAYVVGHEVGHHIQKLTGTMDKVNAMRGQLSDVEFNKLMVRVELQADFYAGVWANHTQKATGFMEPGDLEEALNAASAIGDDRLQKQATGRVVPDSFTHGTSAQRVRWFRKGFESGDVSQGDTFNATEL, encoded by the coding sequence ATGAAATGGCAAGGCAGAAGAAAAAGCAGCAATATAGAAGACCGTAGAGGCCAATCAGCAGGTGGTTTCGGGGGAGGTGGCAGAGGCATTAGTCCCATGCTACTTATACCTTTGTTCCGGCTCCTTTTCTCGAAAGTAGGGCTAATCATTGTGGCGGTGCTGCTGGCGCTGATGTTTTTAACAGGCACCAACCCCATTGCGCTCCTGCAGCAGTTTGTAGGTGGCGAACCGCAGTATGCACAGTCAACCACTTACACGCCGAGCCCCGAAGAGCAGGCGCTGGCCGATCAGACGGCCGTTGTGCTGGCTGATACCGAGGATTTCTGGAGTAAGGAAATCCCAGGGTACAGAGCACCCACTTTGGTACTGTTTTCCGGACAGGTAAACTCAGCCTGTGGCCTTGCTTCTTCCGCGTCAGGACCCTTTTACTGCCCTGATGATGAGAAATTGTACATCGACCTCAGTTTTTTTAATGAAATGGAGCGCAAGTTTGGGGCCGCAGGCGACTTTGCGCAAGCTTATGTGGTGGGCCATGAGGTAGGACACCATATTCAGAAACTCACAGGCACCATGGACAAGGTAAACGCCATGCGGGGCCAGTTATCCGATGTGGAATTTAACAAGCTCATGGTAAGAGTAGAGCTACAGGCCGATTTCTATGCCGGCGTGTGGGCAAATCATACGCAAAAAGCAACTGGATTTATGGAGCCCGGCGACCTGGAAGAAGCCCTAAATGCAGCCAGTGCCATCGGCGATGACCGCCTTCAAAAGCAAGCCACCGGCAGAGTGGTGCCCGACTCCTTTACGCACGGTACCTCTGCCCAAAGAGTCCGCTGGTTTCGGAAAGGCTTCGAATCAGGTGATGTGTCACAGGGCGATACTTTTAATGCCACTGAGTTGTAG
- a CDS encoding YciE/YciF ferroxidase family protein, producing MAKLRTLEDLFEHQLKDLYSAEKQLIAALPKMAKATEDQKLRSAFENHLEETKEQKDRLEKVCELVGISPGRMKCKAMEGLVEEGEETIEEDASPEVKDAGLIASAQRIEHYEIAGYGTAAHFAERLGHAEAAKLLRQTLEEEQKTDTLLNKLAKGYINQKAE from the coding sequence ATGGCTAAATTAAGAACCTTAGAAGACCTATTTGAGCACCAATTAAAAGACCTTTACAGTGCCGAAAAGCAACTGATAGCAGCCCTTCCTAAAATGGCTAAGGCCACCGAGGATCAGAAACTGCGAAGTGCCTTTGAGAACCACCTGGAGGAAACCAAAGAGCAGAAAGATCGCCTGGAGAAAGTATGCGAGCTGGTAGGCATAAGCCCCGGCCGCATGAAGTGCAAAGCCATGGAAGGCCTGGTAGAAGAAGGCGAAGAAACCATTGAGGAAGATGCCAGCCCCGAGGTGAAAGACGCTGGCCTCATTGCCTCCGCCCAACGCATTGAGCACTATGAAATAGCTGGTTACGGCACGGCTGCTCACTTCGCCGAGCGCCTGGGCCATGCCGAGGCGGCCAAATTATTAAGACAAACCCTTGAAGAAGAGCAGAAAACAGATACCCTCTTAAATAAGCTCGCCAAAGGGTATATCAACCAGAAGGCAGAGTAG
- a CDS encoding (R)-mandelonitrile lyase gives MEITRIGSQPSGKGPDDWFTGAVRIDPLFQANEARRGAAASVTFEPGARTAWHTHPLGQTLLVTAGCGWVQHEGGPVEEIHPGDVVWFSPGEKHWHGATSTTGMTHIAIQEQLDGKVVDWLEKVTDEQYRK, from the coding sequence ATGGAAATTACAAGAATTGGCTCACAGCCTTCGGGCAAAGGGCCCGACGATTGGTTTACGGGTGCAGTACGCATTGATCCCTTGTTTCAGGCAAATGAGGCAAGACGCGGCGCTGCAGCCAGCGTAACATTTGAGCCGGGTGCCAGAACGGCGTGGCACACGCATCCGCTGGGCCAGACGCTGCTTGTAACAGCCGGTTGTGGGTGGGTACAACACGAAGGAGGGCCGGTTGAAGAAATACATCCGGGTGATGTTGTTTGGTTCTCTCCAGGAGAAAAGCACTGGCATGGGGCCACTTCCACAACCGGCATGACGCATATCGCCATTCAGGAGCAACTGGACGGAAAGGTGGTTGATTGGTTGGAGAAAGTCACAGACGAGCAGTACCGGAAGTAA
- a CDS encoding NAD(P)-dependent alcohol dehydrogenase, with product MEVIEVKEVKAFGTQAAEAPLEEVNINRRNPTPHDVEIEILYCGVCHSDLHTARNEWHGTIYPCVPGHEIVGKVVRVGEHVSKFKTGDLAAVGCMVDSCRECEYCREDLEQYCAKGNIQTYNSPDKHLGTQTYGGYSESIVVDESFVLRVPENLDLAAVAPLLCAGITTYSPLKHWHVGPGQKVGVVGLGGLGHMAVKIAKAMGAEVIVFTTSPSKVEDAKRLGADEVVLSRDEEQMKRYAGKLHFILDAVSAEHDINTYLNLLRIDGSLVLVGAPEQPLPVAAFSLIPSRRSFAGSMIGGIAETQEMLDFCGKHNIVSDIEMINIQQINEAYDRLLKGDVKYRFVIDMASLKKASVEV from the coding sequence ATGGAAGTTATTGAAGTTAAGGAAGTAAAAGCATTTGGCACCCAGGCGGCAGAAGCGCCTTTAGAAGAAGTAAATATCAACCGAAGAAATCCTACGCCCCATGACGTGGAAATCGAAATCTTATACTGTGGGGTTTGCCATTCTGACCTGCATACGGCTAGAAATGAATGGCACGGTACCATTTATCCCTGCGTGCCGGGCCATGAAATAGTAGGCAAAGTGGTCCGCGTTGGCGAGCATGTTTCCAAATTCAAAACTGGCGACCTGGCAGCAGTTGGTTGTATGGTAGACAGTTGCCGGGAATGCGAGTATTGCAGAGAAGATCTGGAGCAATATTGCGCGAAGGGCAACATTCAAACCTATAATTCTCCTGATAAGCACCTGGGCACACAAACCTATGGTGGGTATTCGGAAAGCATTGTAGTGGACGAAAGTTTTGTATTGCGGGTACCCGAAAACCTTGACCTTGCCGCGGTTGCACCCCTGTTGTGCGCCGGCATCACGACATACTCCCCATTAAAGCATTGGCATGTAGGGCCGGGCCAGAAAGTAGGAGTGGTAGGGCTTGGCGGCCTGGGGCACATGGCCGTTAAAATAGCAAAGGCAATGGGTGCAGAAGTGATTGTATTTACCACTTCCCCATCTAAAGTGGAAGATGCCAAACGGCTCGGGGCTGATGAAGTTGTGCTATCGAGGGATGAAGAACAAATGAAACGCTATGCGGGTAAGCTCCATTTTATTCTGGATGCCGTTTCTGCAGAGCACGACATCAATACTTACCTGAACCTGCTACGGATAGATGGCTCCCTGGTACTGGTTGGAGCACCTGAGCAGCCCCTGCCTGTGGCCGCCTTCAGCCTCATACCTTCCCGCAGGAGCTTTGCCGGATCTATGATCGGGGGTATTGCCGAAACCCAGGAGATGCTCGATTTCTGTGGCAAACACAACATCGTGTCAGATATCGAGATGATCAACATCCAGCAGATCAACGAGGCCTATGATCGCCTGCTGAAAGGCGATGTGAAGTATCGCTTTGTAATTGATATGGCCTCTTTAAAGAAGGCGTCAGTTGAAGTATAG
- a CDS encoding DUF4256 domain-containing protein produces MAVETKKALSAEQQKELLSTLKSRFEKNMKRHAGLEWASVEAKLEKNPEKLWSLYEMERTGGEPDVVGSDENTGEYIFYDCAAESPKGRRSICYDRDGLESRKEHRPENNALDMAAAMGIELLTEAEYLELQKLGTFDTKTSSWLKTPPEIRKLGGAIFADFRYGQVFVYHNGAPSYYAARGFRGSLKV; encoded by the coding sequence ATGGCAGTGGAAACTAAAAAGGCGTTATCAGCGGAACAACAGAAAGAACTACTCAGCACATTAAAAAGCCGTTTTGAGAAAAACATGAAACGCCATGCAGGGCTTGAATGGGCTTCCGTGGAGGCTAAGCTGGAAAAAAATCCTGAAAAACTATGGTCGCTGTATGAAATGGAAAGAACCGGCGGCGAACCGGATGTTGTGGGCTCCGATGAAAATACAGGTGAATACATTTTTTATGATTGCGCTGCAGAGAGTCCGAAAGGCCGCAGAAGTATCTGTTACGACCGGGACGGGCTGGAGTCCAGGAAAGAACACCGACCGGAAAATAACGCCCTGGACATGGCGGCTGCCATGGGCATCGAACTTTTAACAGAAGCAGAATACCTGGAACTGCAAAAACTTGGAACTTTCGATACGAAAACATCCAGCTGGCTGAAAACGCCCCCGGAAATCAGAAAACTTGGCGGGGCCATCTTTGCAGATTTTCGTTACGGCCAGGTGTTCGTGTATCACAATGGTGCCCCCTCCTACTATGCTGCCCGCGGATTCCGGGGTTCGCTCAAAGTATAA
- a CDS encoding aldehyde dehydrogenase family protein, which produces MPKIVSPQVEFSELLRQVKQVTPEIFDQEGQFLNLLEGRWQEPGKPQAFTSPIDGSVIGYLPMLDRATASRAVKGAHHEAVDWGRVDLDERKQRVQDCLDQLRTHVELIGKLLMWEIGKTYKLGFTDIDRCIDGVQWYVDNIEEMLGRREPLGVVSNIASWNYPMSVLMHAVLVQVLCGNAAVAKTPTDGGFISLSVAFAIARRCGLPVTLVSGSGGELSEVLVKDQAIECLSFVGGRYNGRNIADALSSVHKRYMLEMEGVNTYGIWNFSDWDSLGDQLKKGYDYGKQRCTAYVRFVVERHLFPQFLETYWSAISSLKVGNPTLVDNPTDKLPDLAFGPVINRRQAEDLDRLYADALKTGATPIYEGKLDDSLFLPGQDRSAYRAPRALVNLPRQSELYFKEPFGPIDSIVLVDRVEELVGEMNISNGALVAAIASDDQKWAQRTAKEVRAFKVGINKLRSRGDREEVFGGLGESWKGAFVGGKLLVEAVTQGAPTELVLGNYEDSLLLPEKI; this is translated from the coding sequence ATGCCGAAGATCGTTTCCCCACAAGTTGAGTTTTCAGAGCTGCTACGCCAGGTAAAACAGGTAACCCCCGAGATATTTGATCAGGAGGGGCAATTTCTTAACCTCCTGGAAGGCCGCTGGCAGGAGCCCGGCAAACCCCAGGCGTTTACATCCCCTATTGATGGCTCTGTTATTGGCTACCTTCCCATGCTCGATCGGGCTACCGCCTCGCGTGCGGTAAAGGGGGCTCACCACGAAGCAGTTGATTGGGGCAGGGTGGATCTGGATGAGCGCAAGCAACGCGTGCAGGACTGCCTTGATCAGTTACGCACCCATGTCGAGCTTATTGGCAAGCTATTGATGTGGGAGATCGGCAAAACCTATAAACTTGGCTTTACTGATATTGACCGCTGCATTGACGGCGTGCAATGGTACGTCGACAACATTGAAGAAATGCTGGGCCGCCGTGAGCCCTTGGGCGTGGTCTCGAACATTGCATCCTGGAACTACCCCATGTCGGTGCTGATGCACGCGGTGCTGGTGCAGGTGCTTTGCGGTAATGCAGCCGTGGCCAAAACACCTACAGATGGCGGCTTTATTTCGCTGAGCGTAGCCTTTGCCATTGCCCGCCGCTGCGGCTTGCCTGTTACGCTTGTTAGCGGGTCGGGCGGCGAATTAAGCGAGGTGCTGGTGAAAGATCAGGCTATTGAATGCCTCTCGTTTGTTGGTGGGCGCTACAACGGACGCAACATCGCCGACGCGCTGTCTTCGGTGCACAAGCGCTACATGCTGGAAATGGAAGGAGTCAATACATATGGCATCTGGAATTTCTCGGACTGGGACAGCCTGGGAGACCAGCTCAAAAAAGGCTACGATTACGGCAAGCAACGTTGCACGGCTTACGTGCGCTTTGTGGTGGAGCGCCACCTGTTTCCGCAGTTTCTCGAAACATACTGGAGCGCGATCAGCAGCCTGAAAGTGGGCAACCCTACCCTGGTAGACAACCCAACGGACAAGCTGCCCGACCTGGCCTTTGGCCCTGTGATCAACCGTCGCCAGGCAGAAGACCTTGACCGCCTTTACGCTGATGCCCTTAAGACCGGTGCCACGCCTATTTACGAAGGCAAGCTCGACGACTCGCTCTTTTTACCGGGCCAGGATCGCTCGGCTTACCGTGCACCGCGGGCCCTAGTAAACCTGCCACGCCAGAGCGAGCTATACTTTAAAGAGCCTTTCGGCCCGATCGATTCGATTGTGCTGGTAGACCGTGTAGAGGAATTGGTAGGTGAAATGAATATTTCCAATGGCGCCCTGGTAGCAGCCATTGCCTCCGATGATCAGAAGTGGGCCCAGCGCACGGCCAAAGAAGTACGGGCGTTTAAAGTAGGCATCAACAAACTCCGCTCCAGAGGAGACCGCGAAGAAGTGTTCGGCGGATTGGGCGAATCGTGGAAAGGTGCCTTTGTTGGCGGCAAACTGCTGGTAGAGGCGGTTACGCAGGGAGCACCCACCGAACTGGTGCTCGGCAACTACGAAGATTCCCTCCTGCTACCGGAAAAGATCTAA
- a CDS encoding SDR family oxidoreductase, giving the protein MKIAVTGATGQLGRLVIARLKEKAATDTLIGLVRSPQKAADLGIEVREADYDQPETLDPALKGVDTLLLISGSEVGKRATQHRNVIDAAKKAGVKWIVYTSLLHTDTSSLSLATEHLATEAALERAGIPYTLLRNGWYTENYTGSISGALAGGAFIGSAGDGKISGATRADYAEAAVAVLTGKGHEGRKYELAGDEAFTLRDLAAEISRQTGKTIPYKNLPEADYAAALTSFGLPEGLAQAIAGWDTGASRGDLFDDSRQLSTLIGRPTTPLADAVAEAIK; this is encoded by the coding sequence ATGAAAATAGCCGTTACCGGCGCAACAGGGCAACTAGGTCGCCTTGTAATAGCCAGACTGAAGGAAAAAGCAGCCACTGACACCCTGATTGGGCTTGTTCGTTCGCCACAGAAGGCAGCGGACCTTGGCATAGAAGTACGTGAAGCCGATTATGACCAGCCAGAAACACTTGATCCTGCCCTGAAAGGCGTAGATACCCTACTGCTGATCTCGGGGAGTGAAGTGGGGAAACGGGCTACGCAGCACCGGAATGTAATTGACGCAGCAAAGAAGGCAGGTGTAAAATGGATCGTTTATACCAGCCTCCTTCATACTGATACGTCATCACTTAGTCTAGCAACAGAACACCTGGCAACAGAAGCGGCACTGGAACGTGCAGGTATTCCCTATACTCTTCTGCGCAACGGATGGTACACTGAAAACTACACCGGCTCCATTTCGGGTGCATTGGCGGGCGGTGCTTTTATCGGCAGTGCAGGCGATGGCAAAATTTCCGGAGCCACACGGGCCGATTACGCGGAAGCAGCAGTGGCTGTTTTAACCGGGAAAGGCCATGAAGGCAGGAAGTATGAACTGGCAGGAGATGAAGCCTTTACCCTTCGAGATCTGGCGGCCGAAATATCCCGGCAAACGGGCAAAACCATTCCTTACAAAAATTTGCCTGAGGCAGATTACGCTGCAGCACTCACCAGCTTCGGCTTGCCGGAAGGGCTGGCGCAGGCCATTGCCGGTTGGGATACCGGGGCCTCGCGCGGCGATCTGTTCGATGACAGCCGCCAGCTTTCCACCTTGATCGGGCGCCCCACCACACCACTGGCAGATGCGGTTGCGGAGGCAATCAAATAG
- a CDS encoding potassium transporter KefB: MTQQNELRNKPVHPASVGKRMLQGATVGLILIAFFLIGAGAPDPAWPSFWMVKPLLMVPAAGALGGLFFYNMDPLRAQGGGRTVVAYILSLLVFLVVLWLGTVLGLNGTMWD, from the coding sequence ATGACACAGCAAAACGAATTGCGGAATAAGCCGGTTCATCCGGCATCCGTGGGGAAACGCATGTTGCAGGGCGCAACAGTTGGCCTTATCCTCATCGCATTTTTTCTGATCGGGGCCGGAGCGCCTGATCCCGCCTGGCCCTCATTCTGGATGGTCAAGCCGCTATTGATGGTGCCGGCTGCCGGTGCGCTGGGTGGGCTGTTCTTTTACAACATGGATCCTCTGCGCGCTCAGGGCGGGGGCAGAACAGTGGTAGCTTATATCCTCAGCCTGCTGGTTTTCCTGGTGGTGCTGTGGCTCGGAACTGTGCTAGGGCTGAACGGCACAATGTGGGATTAA
- a CDS encoding winged helix-turn-helix domain-containing protein yields MKDYLENINKAFESRARLGIMSVLMVEEKVDFSTLKDTLQLTDGNLASHLRALEEADYLRVEKQFVGRKPNTTYLATEAGREAFNSHLDALEQLILNNRKDS; encoded by the coding sequence GTGAAAGATTACCTTGAAAATATAAACAAAGCCTTCGAAAGCAGGGCGCGGCTAGGCATTATGTCGGTGCTGATGGTGGAGGAGAAGGTAGATTTCAGCACCCTGAAAGATACCCTGCAACTTACGGACGGGAACCTGGCCAGCCACCTGCGGGCGCTGGAAGAAGCCGATTACCTGCGCGTAGAAAAGCAGTTTGTGGGCCGAAAACCAAACACTACATACCTTGCCACTGAGGCGGGCCGTGAAGCTTTCAACAGCCACCTGGATGCGCTGGAACAGCTGATTTTAAATAACAGGAAAGACAGCTGA